CCGCTCGTCACCGAGCTTCTCCCGCAGCCGCCGCGCGTCGTCCAGCAAGCCCTGGGCGCGGTAGACCTGCGGGATCTTCCTGTCGGGTTCGTGGCGGCGGATGTGCTCCACGTAGCCGCCGAGGATGGCGGCCTCCAGGCTCTCCGAGCCGGTCAGGTGGTAGGGGACGAGCAGGAAGCGCTTGGCGCCCAGCCAGGGGTGCCGCGTGGTGACCTCGGCCAGGTCGGCCCGGTCCAGCGCGCCGGGGTGCCCGTCGAGCAGGGCGTGCAGCACCGCCATGAAGTGGCTCTTGCCGGAACCGAACGAGCCGTGCAGGTAGGCGGCCTTGGAGCTGTGCTCGTCCAGCGCGGACTTGATCAGGCCGAGCGCCTCGCCGAACGCCACCCGCAACTGGGGTGTGACGACGTAGCTGCTCAGCGCCTGGTCGCGCTTGGTGTCGACGCCCTCGGTCAACTTGAGGACGAAGTCGCCCCGGTGGACGCCCGTCGGGATGTCGATCAGTTCCCGGAGCAGCGGCGCGGTGCTCGGCCCGGCGGTGGTCACGCTGGAGAACCCCCTGGTTCGCATTCTGTCGAAACCGACGGTAGCCGCACCGCCGTGGTGAGGTGAACCGGACCGGCCGGTTCACCTCGTGTCGTTGCCGAACCGCGGTGTGCGGCGTTCCGGCCGGTTGATGTCTCGGTAGTCGTTATAGGACTGGGGTCACTCTCCGTTTCAGCCCTCACCCGTTTGGTCGAGCACCTTCGTCGTTCGCCGGTGTTCGCACGCGTTCGCTATCGTGTCCGGTGTGACCGCAGCAGCGACTCCGGGGCCTCGGCGAGGTCAGGGAGGGCCGTCGTTCTCCGACGCCTCGCCCGCTGTGGTGCGCGGGGCGCTGATCCCGGAAGAGGCCGCCGAGTTCGACCGGCAGTGGCGCGAGGTCATGGCCCGGGCGACCGAGTCTTTGGACCTCACCGAGGTGTTCCAGACGCTCGACTCCTGGCGGCGGGTGGCCCGGCTGACCGCCGCGCAGGGCGCCGAGGCGCACCGGGCGATGTACCGCCGCGCGGCCGGGAAGCTGACGGGTGACGGCATTCGGGCGGACGAGCCGCTGGCCACCACGAAAGCCCGGCTGGGGCTGGCGTAACCCGGCGCATGTACACCGTCACCACCGACGGCGACTCGCAGCCGCAGGTCGACGCCCTGCCACCGGACGCCTTGGCCCCGTTCGCCGAGGCCCGGGCCATGCTCGAAGTCGCGCCCTGGAACGGCGACCCCTACCACCGGCACAAGCCCGACAGCCCCATGCGCGCGCTCACGTTCGGCCCGGACGGCCAAGGCGACCTCGTCTACCTGATCCTGGACGACCAGCGACGGGTCGACCTGCTGACGGTGCTCTGGCTCGGCTGACGCGAACGGTGTCGTCGACCGGCGCAGGGTAGCCCCGCCCCCTGCGCCGGTCGTGAGCCGGTCACCGGACTCACGACCGCGCAAGGGGCAGTGGGGCGAACAGCCGCCGGGCGGCGAAGAACGCGACGCTGGTGAGCACCCCAGGCATGGCCATGAGCGACAGCACCACCCAGGCGACTGCCGGGTAGCGGACGGCCTCGCCGGCCGGGCCGCCGGTCGCCGACGAGAGCCCCACCACCAGCCCGACACCGGAGAACACCGTGAAGAGCAGGCCGAGCCCCCAGATCACGCCGAGCGACCTGCGCGTCGTCAGCGCCTCGGGCAGGTCCAGGTACTCGCCCGTCAGGTGCCGGCGCGCACCGCGGAGCACGGTGGCCGCGATGAACACCTGGACCACGCCGGTGGCGGTGAACGTCCAGCTGAGGAAGCCGAGCGCCGGGTGGAGCGGGGGCAGTCGGTCACCGAGCAGCACGACCGTCGGAGTCAGCAGGACCCCTGCGATGAGCAGCCCCGTGCCGAGCCGCCCGCAGGCCCTGCGGACCTCGTGCGCACGGGCCGCCGGCATCCACACGTGGCGCTGGGGCGGCGGTGGCAGCGGGTAGGTCGCGAAACCGGGCCCACCCGCGGTCGGCGTCACCGCCGTGTCCTGGCGGATGGCAGGGGGGACCGGGTCCAGGAGACGGCGACCCACGAAGAACAGGACACCGGTCAGCACCGGGGGCGCGGCCAGCAGGCACAGCTGCGCCCAGACCGCGACCGTGAAGCGCACCTCCGGGTGGAGGGGATCGCCCACCTGGCTCACGACCGTGCCGAAGAACAGGAAGCAGGCCAGGGACGAGAAGACCACCGCCGTGGCCCACATCGCGGCCAGCAGCCGCGTGGTCCTCCGCGCGCCCGCCGCGTCGAGGTAGCCGTCCCGGAGGTAGGACCGGACTCCCATCAGGCCCAGGGCGGCGTAGAGCACGGTGAGCACCGAAGCCCCGCCGATGATCCACGCCATCGTGTTGATCGGGTGGTACGCGGTCGGGAGGCGCAACCCGAGCAGCACGATCGCCGTCGCGAGCACGACGCTCACGACGGCGAACAGCCGGCCCGTCGAACCGCAGGCGGCGTGGACGTGCCGGGCGCGGGGCTCCGAGAGCCATACGAGCGGCGGTGGCCCCGGTGCCGGTCGGATCACGACCCCGGCCGCCAGTCCGACTCGTCGCCATCGGTGGCGCTGGCGTCCGCCATCGCCGCGGTGTCGGGCATCGCCCAGTCCGAACCGAGGTCGTGGACCTTCTGCGCGATCGCCATCTGCTCGATCTCGATCGTGTTGAGCTGCGACTGCATCGCCAGGACCGCCGCGCCGATGAGCGCGATGGCCACGCCGCAGGCACCGCTCAACACGGCGATCCCCACCGGGGTGCCGATGACGGTGCACGCGCTCGCGATCGCCCCGACGGCTCCGACCACGAACGCGCCCAGGGCGAACCACATGGCCATCTGGAAGGACTCGATCGCGTTCGCCAGGCTGGTGAGCGAGGTGCGCAGCTGGTTGGCGATGTCCTTGACCGCGGTCAGACCGGCCGGCTGGGCGGGCACCACGGCGTGGTAGGCGCGGGCCGCGCGCCCCTCCCACTCGACGGTCGTCCGGAGCTTGTCGAGCCCGAGGGTGCCCGCGACGTCGCCGAGCACGTTGCCGACCCGCACCACCCACTGCTCGCCCACCTGCTTGAGCCGGTCGGGGTCCCCCCACTGCTCGATCAGGTGGCCGACGTGGTCCCAGAGCTCCGCCACCTTCTCCGACAACAGCCGCATGCCCAGGACGATGGGGGCGACCATGTGCTCCAGCGGGGCCGGCACCCAGCTCAGGAGGTGGTCGACCTGGTCGAAGAACTCCTTGACGTTCTGCTGGGCGTCCTGCGTCTTCTGCTCCACCTGCCGCACGAGCGGGTTCACCGCGGGCCCCCTTCGCCGTGGAGGCGGTCCATCGCCAACCGGTTGGCCTCTTCTTCGCTCTCGTAGGTGTTCGCGGCGGCGTGCAGGCTCTCGCCGAGGCCGCGGAACGCTTCGACCGCCTTGGCGAGCACGTCCTCCAACGCCACGCGGGCGTCCTCGTAGGTGTGGTGCATGCCCCGGTCCGCCGCCCACTGGGACATCTCGGTGTCGGCGATCACGAGGCCACCGATCGCGGAACGGGGACCGTCCAGGTTGTCGGCGGCGGCCGTCCACAGGGCGGCGTCCGCGCGCATGGCTTCGAGCGCGACGGAGATGTCGGTCATGGCAGCAACCCCACTCGGCGCAGCAGCGTGTTCGGATCGCTCACCAGCGCGGTCAGTTCAGCGATGGCAGGGCTCTGCGGTCCTCGTGCGAGGTCGGCGGGAGCACTGCGGGCCCGGAGCGCCCGGAGCACTTCCACGAGTTCCTGCTCCAGCTCGCTGTCGCGCGCCGCGTGGGCCCAGCCAGGGTCGACGGCGACGTCGAGCACCTGCCCGCGCTGCGCGGTGCCGCGCACGTGCCCACCCCGGCTCTCCGCGGTCACCGGCCGGTCGACCACCTCGGAGACCTGCCGCGTGAAGCGCTCCAGGTCGGCCGTGACGGCATCCATGAGCCGCGTCGCCTCGGCCAGGGTGATGCGCGAACCGTCGTGCTGTGGAGCCGGCGGCGCGGGTGGTTCCACGACCACCGGCCGCTCGACCTGCTTCGCCAGTGCCCGCATGGTCGCCTCGTTCATCGCGGACGTGACGGCCGAGCCCAGGCTCCTGGGATCGACGGCCTGCCTCCACCGCGCCGCCAGCGCCACCGCCAGCACGTCGGCCGAGTCGTCGACCGTCACGGTCACGACACCGCTGGAGTCCGTTGCCCGCAGGCCGTCGGCCACGTCGGGAGCAGCTTCCTGCCTCCGACGTGGCCGGCGGTCCTCTTCGTCACCTTCTTCGAACCCGAAACTGAATGTCTCGGCCACGTCGCCCCCCGCAATCCGTAGTCAATCGACTCCGGACTGTAGTGGAGTGACGCGGCGAGGCGCAGCCGAACCCCGGATCACATGCCGGTGGGCACCTCGAAGCGGGTGCCCCGCTTCTGGCCCGTCTGCACGAGATCACCTCGCTCGACCAACTGCTTGAGCAGCGCTCGGGTCGCGGTGGTCGGCAAACCCGTGAGTTCGGCGGCCTGGGCCGTCGTCAACGGGCCGCTGCTCGCGAAGTCCAACACCACCTGGAACTGCTCCGAGGTGAACGAGACGTCCACCTTGGCGCGGCGAGGTGCGGCGACCGGCTTCGCGTGCCCGGCCTTGCGCGGCAACGGTGAGACGTCCACCCGGGCGGACGGCTGCCACGCCGCGAGGTCGGACTTCGCGATGTGCAACTCGCCGAGTTGGTTATCGAGGAATCCCTGGTAGACCACGTAGGGCGATTCGCCGATCGCCGGGTCCACGTTGCCGTGCCACTGCTTCACCCACGGCAGCACCTCGTTCAGGCCGGCGAGGAGCGGCAGGAGGCGGTCGCGCTCCCAGCCCTCTTCACCTTGGCGGTGGCTGATGAGGACGGCGAGCGCGTGCGCCTGTTCCCGGTGGTTCCAGCCCGCCCAGCCCAGCAGCAGGCTCCCGTCACCGTCGCGAGTGGCGGTGGGGTAGGAGATGAACCTTTCCTTCGGGACGTCGAGCTTACCGCGGTGCCGCCAGTAGGAATTGCGCAGGAAATCGCCCGAGCCGTACTTCGGGGGGACCGGGATCGTGCCGAGCCTTTCGGCGACGGCCATGCGCACGGCCGGGTCCGCGACTTCCTTGCCCAGTTCTGCGGCGATGGCGTCCTCTTGGCGCTGGAGGTCCCAGACGTGCTCCCAGTCGGCGCGCTTGCGCAGGCCGGCGGGCTTGTAGCGGAGGACGGGGAGGAAGGGGACGTGCTCCTCGTCGACCAGCGCGGCGACGATGTCCGCGAGGTCGATGTCCTGGCTGCCCAGGGTGTCGGAGGCCCAGAAGCGGGCGACCTCGGTGAAGTCGGCGTCGTTGCGCATGAGGTCGGTCAGTTCGGAAACCGAGCGCGTGGTCGGCTGCTCGACGCCGTAGGCGTCCTCGGCGAACCAGAGGTGACGGGCTTCGAGGCGGTCCTGGAGCCATTCACGCAGGGCGCGCTCCTGCTGCTTGGCCCACGGTTCGGTGGCCCAACGGCGCTTGCACTCGGGGCGCTCGATGAGCGCGATGTCCCGGCGCTTCTCGATGAGCGCGATGCGGGCTTCCACCACGCGGCGGTAGTCGTCCGGCCAGTGGGCAGGCAGCTCGGTGATGGGTGTGGAGCCGTGGCGCGCGAACCACTGCGTTTCGGTCTCACCGGCGGCCACCTTGCGGGCGAGGATGATCTCGAAGGCCCGTTCGCCGAGGTTAAGGGCGGGAACGGTGGCAGGGTCGGGAATGACCACCTCGGCGGCTTCGGCGTCGGAGAGCAAGCCGTAGCGCTGGTAAACGTCCCAGTCCAACTCCTCCTGCTCGGTGATCATCCGTGCGCGAAGGTCTGTCCAGTCGGTGTGGGCCTGGTTAAGGAGAGCACGACGCGGAACCTGGGTGTTGGCTGCAGTCTTGGGCGACGACGCGGACGTTCGCTGCGCCAGATCGTCCAGACGCCAAGCGCGGGCAAGCGGTAGCTCCTTGGGCAATGGGAACTGCTCCAGCTTGGTTCCTGTGAACTCGTAGAACCGCTCCCACTCCTGTGACTTGAACCCCTCGTTTACGCCTTGACTTCCCTTGTCGTGGCTGACCTGCTTCATCCAAAAGCAAGCGCAAGAGGAGTTTAGGAGTCCAAGGAGTTTCAGGTAGTCATCCTCGGCGGCGTCGGACAGCAGTTTGATCACCGGTGCGGACTGCTTGAATACTTTACCGCCACGATCGAGCACGAAATGATTATGGGTGGCGACAAACGCGAATGAGAGCGAGAAGGGCATCTTGTATCGGTTGGCGAAAAACATGCTGTGATCGAGCCAGCGCAAGCCGCGTTCGTGTGGGTGCTGTCCGAAATCCATGCGCATGCGGAGGTTTTGGCGTAGCGGCCACATTCGTCGCAGCAGTTGTGGCGTTGGAGGAGTTGTCTTCCCCGTGTCGGTGTACGGGAACAGGGTGGCGGTATCACTCTTGATCGCATAATCGCGAACTTCATCACCTAGGATTACGGGAACGGACTCCTTGTCGAGACCGTGTCGAGCAATTGCGGCGACAGGAAGATAAAATGCCTCATCGAGGCCGGTGTGTGTTGTCCTTCCGATCTCAATGTCAAGATCGGTTAGTCGGGCTTCATGACTGTCAATTAGTTCCATGAGTGTGTCGGCGCCGCCGCCACTAAGGGACCAAGGGTGCTGGTTGAGCCGTTCGCGAGGAAAGTCGGTGACGCTGATCCACTCTGACTCGCTGCCGGGATTGTCGACTTGCTTCTTGATTGCGGTCCACACCAGACCATTGGCGGGTACTGCTGGCTCTGTAGGTTCTCCTCGAACGCCCAGAACTGCACGTACTGCGTGACCTCGGTCAGGAAAGCGTCGGCGGCCAACCAGAATCACCGTGGGTGTCCCGTGGTCCGGTATGAACGCGCCCGATGTGTCGATGACGTGAGTGAGATCAATCGTTGGGAAGAAGTCCTTGATGAGCTTGGTGCCGAACTCGCGCTTCATGAAGCCGTTCGACGTGATCTGTCCGACGAACCCCGCGCCGCGCCGGTCGGAGCTTCCACGTCGCGCCAGTTCGAAGAACCGCTGGGCGAACGGCACAGTGAGTTGGAACTGGCGATGACAGGCCGTGTACTTCCTGCGGTACTCGTGATTGAGCGCTGTGTCGCTGACCGTGATATAGGGAGGGTTGCCTACAACGACGTGGTAGGAGCCCTCATCGAGCAGCGTGGGGAAGTCCTCGACATCCTCCGACGTGAGCTTGAGCCCTACCGCCTCGTCCATCCCGTCGAGCGTTCCGCGCTTGTTGGCCAGTAGAGAATCGCCGATCGCGACGGTGACCGCCCAGCGTTGGCCCTCCGCCTGTCCGATGGTGCGCACACCAGCCACCCGCCACGCCGCGAGAGTGAGGCGGAAGCGGGCGATGGCGACCGCATACGGATTCAGGTCCACGCCGTGGACCGAGTCGAGAGCCTTGCGGGCTATCTCCGTCTCGCTCAGGCTCGGGTTCTGCTCGCGCCAGGCGTCCACAAGTCGATGGAACGCGCCCAGCAGGAAGTGGCCCGACCCGCACGTCGGGTCGATCAGTCGGAAGCCTTCCAGGCCGAACTCTTCCAGCGCTGGCATCAGCGTGTAGTCGAGGATGAACTCCTCGACAAACTCGGGCGTCTGGAGCAAGGCGTACTTGTCCTTCGCCGCCTGCGACATGTCCTGGTAGAGGTCGCCGAGGAAGCGGGTGTTCCACGTGTCGTCGCGGAAGTCGTGGATCAGCGAACCGTCCGACCGGCGGGACCGCCAGAAGGTGATCAACGCCTTAGCGCCGTCGTGCGACATGGGGATGCGATAGGCCGGGTTGTGCTCCCGGTCGAACAGGGCCGTGCCCGCGTCGCTGCGCCGCAGCGAGTCGAAGCCATGCTCGATCCAGTCCGCGTCGGTGGCGTGCGGCTGCTGGTGGAAGAACGCGGTCTGCGAGTCCTCGGCCTCGGCGAGACGGTCACCCGGTCCCGACAGCACGGGGGCGATGAGGCCGTTGTCCTCGGACCACCGCACGAACACCGTGCCCAGCACCCATGCCACGGCCGACTGGGTGACCTGCTCGGCGAGGAACGTGCCGAACGTCGCCGAGGTCAGCGTGGCCTTGTGCAGCTCCTCCAGCCGGGCTTTGACCTCGGGTAGCCGTTCGACCTGCTCACGCAGGTCTTCCTCAAGCGTCAACACCTGCTTCTGCAGGTCGGCCAGCAACTTCTTGTCGGGATCAAAGGAGGGCGGCGTCACGAGGAGCCAGGTTAGGGGAGCGAGGTGGTCCGGACGGCACAACCACCCCACTCGCAACTCAGTCGTTCTTCAGCGAGCGTACGAAGGCCCGGAACGAGTCCGCGGTGATCGTGAAGTCCCCTGCCTCAGGATGCTTCGAGTCCCGGATGCCGACCACCTGCGCCCCGAACGCGACTTCGACGCAGTTTTCGTTGCTGGTGTAGCTGCTCGTCCGCCATGTGGGCGCTGTCATCAGTGCTCCGCCTCACCCTCCGTCGAGGCCGTTGGCGATGGATACCATCAGGTGAACCGACTTCCGCTCATCCAGCGCCACGGTCATGAGCTTCTCCGCGGTGAGCCTATAGAGCTGCACCTGTCGGTAGTCGTCAACGAAGAGGCTGGTCACGCTGTCCTCCGTGTGGACGATGGTGGAAGCGTCGGGGAAGTCGAGCATCGAGAACTGGCCGGACAACCCAGCGTGCAGCCCGACCAAGGCAGGGACGACACGGATCGAGACCTTCGGGCGGCTGGACAGCGTGATCAGGTGGCGGAGTTGGGCGGCCATGACGCCGTGCGCCCCCGCGCGCAGCCGCAGTGCTGCCTCGGAGATGATCAAGTGCAGTTGCGGCGGCACCGGCCTGTTCAGGATGTTCTGACGTGCCGCGCGCTGCGCGACGCGCGCCTCGATGTCGGCCTTCTCCTGATCGAACACCAGGGAGTTGAGAGCCGCACGGGTGTAGTCGGGAGTCTGAGCGAGGCCCGGCACCAACATCAACTCATAGTTCGTGATCGTGGTCGCCCGCATCTCGAAGTCCCGGTAGGTGCGACTCCGCACCGGTGAGATCTCGATGTGGCCTGTGCGGCCACTGCCCCGAGCTTCGTCCAGCAGGCGGTGGCGCTCGGGGCCGACGACGCCGAGGAAGGTCAGGATCGAGGCGACCTCTTCCACGTTCGGCTCGCGCTTGCCGTTCTCCAAGCGGCTCAAGGTGCTGATCGACACCCCCAGCGCCCCGGCGACGTTTTGCAGGTTGTGCCCGGCGGCACGGCGCAGGCGTTCGAGTTCGAAGCCGATCCGCCTGGTCGCGACGCTGCTCTGCTGCTTCGACACCGTCTCCCCTTGTCACGGACTGAAATATTTGTGCGGTTCGCGTGAATGCTTAGCCTGGCCCTTTCGAGCTACTGCAAATCATTGCGGAAACTGAAAGGGGATGCGAGCCTCGGTCGGGTGAACAGTGTTGAGGACGACCGTGTGGTCCGGTTGCACATGAAGGAAGTGCTGGTGGGCGTGCTGCGCAAGCCGGACAGCACGGCGCTGGAAATGGCGCGTGCGGAGACGTTCCGCTTGATCGGCGCGGTGCTGACGTGCCTGAACGCCCACCCGCTCAGCAAGGAGGGGTGGTGCCCGGCGTGCGATTCGGCGGACTGCGGACTGCGTCGGGACGTGCGGCTGGCGCTGCTGCCGTTCGACCACGTCGTGGACCAAGCGGGCCGTCATCGACTGTCGTCCTGAGGGCATCCCGATGACACCCGAGAAGCCCGTCGAGGACATGACGGTGGCGGAACTCCTGACCAACCAGGTCGATCAGGAGTCCGTCGAAGCCGATCAGCCGGTCAGGCCCAGCAACTCCGACACGGCGTGAACGAGCCGCTGGGGGTCGGCCGGGCTCAGGGTGGACCACTCCCGCCCGTCGCCGGACGGTCGGCGGGTGAACTGCCACCGCCCTTCCGGGGTGTCGTAGAACGACACCGCGTACGGGCCGCGCCTCCTCGGCCCGGGCCCGCCGTGCAGGGGCGGGCGGACCGCCGCGCCGAACTGGCCCATCCGCTGCACGTTGCCGAGGACCGAGCCGATCTTCTGCGCGTCGGGCCGGGACAGGCCCGTGTCCCGCAGCGCGTTCTCCAGGCGGGTGGCGGATTCGCCGGCGGCAGCCGCCGCCCGTTCCAGGTCCGCCGCGGGGACGCTGATGGACCGTGACCGGGGAGTCGGGTGCGGAGGCAGCAGCGCCACCAGCGACGCGGCGAGCGTGCTCTCGTCGATCCGGCTCAACACCAGCGCGTCCGCGGTCAGCACGGCCGACACCGCGTGCCCGCGTCGGGCCGCCGCGACCGCGCGGACCCGTGGGCCGGAGTCCAGTCGCAGCCGGGCGTCGACCTCGCGGTCCGGACGTGCCAACAACTCCAGCGAACCGGCCAGGCGGGCGTCCAGTCCGCCGCGCTCGACCAGCCCGCGTGCCTCCAGCGAGCGCCACGCGTCGTTGAACAACGCGCGGCGCTCGTCCAGCGTCGCGCCGTGGGAGGGGATCGACAGGATCGTCGGGTACTCGCCCAGCTTCAGGTGGTCCCAGCACAGCTCGAACTCCAGCCGGGACAGGGTGAACCTCACGGGCCGTCGTCCCCGATCACCGGCGGCGCGACTCGGGGCATGGAGTCCTGGCCCCACACGTCGTCCAGCTCTTCCAGGTAGGGCGCGGTCTTGTGCTCGATGTCGTCCTCACCCTGAGCGCCTTGTGGTGCGCCGGCCATGCCGCCCACCATCGGGCCGCCCGCCGCACCCCTCGCTCCTGCCGCAACGCCACCGGTGCCGGCGCGGCTGGCGTGCTGGTCTCCGGCGATGCCGGAGGACGAGCCGGGACCGAACGGCAGGCCGCCGTGACCGGGCTGCCCCGGAACGCCGGGCAGGCCGCCGCCGAACCTGGGCGACCCACCGGGGCCGTTGCCGCCGAATCCCTTGGGAACGCCCGCACCGGTGCCCTTGCCGGGCGGGTTGCCGCCGGACGGGGTCCGCCGGTCGTGGAAGTCGGGGACCGGGTTCCGCCTGATCATGCCGGGTGGTACCGCGACCGGGGGTTGCGGCGGTCCGGGCGTGTAGGGCGGGGGAGTGATCGGTGTGGGGCCGGGTCGAGGTGCGACGACGTCCGGTGTCGTTCCGACCGCCGAGGTGTTGGTGTCGCCGCCGGTGGGCGCGATCGCCGGGGGAGTGCTCACCGGTGGCTGAAACTGGGGCGCGCTGGTCCGGCTCGGGTCGGTGGAAGCGGACGTGCTCCACTGGCCGTCCGAGAACTGCTGCGAATACCGGCTCTGCGCCTCGGACTGCTCGAACTTCGGCTCGACGACCTGCGTCGTCACCTGGGGCGGCGGCGTGAACGTGCCCAGGAGGTTCACCGCCGAGGACGCGCCGTCGCGGTAGCCGTTCATCACCCGGACCGCTTCGCGCTTGGCCTCGTTCGCCTGCTGCTCCTGAACGTCCTGGTCGGTCTGACCGCCGACCAGGTGCGTGAAGCCGGCCGGGATGCCGAAGAAGTCGTCGTTCGCCGTGGAGGTGACCTCGACCGGTTCCGGCATCCGCGTCTTCGCGCCGCCGTAGTGGGAGGTCTGGGCGGAGAAGGCGTGGTGCGTCTCGACGCCGGCGACGCGGGCGTCCTCGGCCCACTGCACCAGCGGAGCCGCGCTGCTGGTGAACTTCTCGCCCGCCGCGCCGACCCAGACCGCCCCCGCGTCCCGGATCGCCGACTCCAGTTCGCTCTTGGCGTTGCCCATCACCGCGCGGAAGCTGTTCCAGGCGTCGTCCACGGCCTGCGCTGCCGAGTGGCCCGGCCCGCCGTGGATATTCTCGTAGAGCTGCTTGTGTGACTGCGCGTCGAAGTTGTGGTTGCCTATCCCGCCCATCGAGCTCTCCCCCTTACTTCAACAAGTTCTGCATGGCCGCTTCCGCGAGCTTTCGCGCCCCGTCGCAGGGCTCGGGAAAGCGGTCCTTGAAACTCTGACTGACCGAGAACGCCGCGACGAGATACTGGCCGTCTGCCGTATCGACCATGACGTCGCAGGCTTCGGAGTCAGATGGCAATGTCACCGTGATTGCGCGGAACCCGAGGATTGGTTCGATCTCCGTCGGCTGCCCGGTTCGTTTGCCGCCGGTCCACTCCTCGATGCCTTCCTTGGTCACGGGGGTCAGGCGGTTGCTCGCTCCGGTCACGGTCCACGAGCAGGCCGTCGTCTTGTAGAAGTCGCTGGTGACAGTCCTGCCTGGACGGTCGATCTTCAGGTCGGGCAACTGCTCGGCTGTCAGCAGTTCGCATGGCTCCACGCCGTCGAACCTGATCTCACGAGGTCGAGTCGATGACGGCTTGGTCGACGTCGAGGAAGTCTCCGACGACGCAGTCGTGGATTCTGCGGGAACCGGCTTTCCCGCTGACGGACTGCACGCTGCCGTGAACGCCAGTATCGCCAGTACACCGACAAGAGGTCGACGCATGGTGTTCAGAGTCCCCTGTCCTGCCTCATGGTCGCGGTGTTGACGTCCTCGACCAAGTTGTAGGTCTTCGCGGCTTGGTCGAGTTGATCGATGCTCAAGCCGAGTTGGTCAATGAACTTCCTGGTCACGTCGATCGCCGTGGTGGCGTTCTCGGCGAATGTGTTCGCTGCGTCGCGTGAAACGTCGTCATCGGCGACCGATCGTCCCCGCAGGTTCTCGCGCTGGCTATCCACGAAATCTTGGACCGTGTCGCGGACGGCTTCGTAGCGGGCCTTGAGGACCAGAATCCGGCCCGGCTCGACCTGCATGGTCACCGGTCCGGACGTCGGGGCCCCCGTCTCGCCGGCTCCGCCACCACCACTCGCCATGAACGGCATGAGTCTCCCCTTCTCCTGCCCCGACCACGGTGTGCACGTGAGACGTCGCTGTGCGTACCCAGGTTCCCACACGGCGAAGCTGCCGAGTGGTGGAACCCGGCAACTCAGCCGACGAGCGAAGAAGGTATCCCGGCCGGAGGCCACGGGGACCGGGCGATGATCCATTCCTCCGCTGTGTTCACCCTGATGAAGTAATCATTGATGCGAGGAACCGTCGTTTCGTCACCGGCCGGGCACAGCAGCACCAATGCGTCCGGTCCCGCCAACCCGCCATCCTCCGCGCCGTAACGGGCTCGCTTGGTCAGGCGGTCCAGCAGTGCCTGTCCGGCCGGGTACCTGCCGAGCGGCGTCAGGGCGTCCAGCGCCAACACGGGCTGCCGCGTCCACTCCCGCTCCAGCGCTCCGCACGCCAGCTCCACCACCCGGTGCAGGTTCAGCTGCTCCCTGCTGCCGGAGTCGGCGGCGTCGGCGCGGAGCACGCGGTCGAAGTCGGGAATCCGGTGCTCCCTGGCGACGTCGCGCAACGCGGCCACGAACGCCGCCGTCACGTCCACCACCGGCACGCCCAGCGCGGCCTCCACCGCGGCCCGTGCCTGCGCCCAGCGCTTGCGCCGCGCGGTGATGATCCGCACCCCGCCACGCTGCGCCGCATCCACCAAGCGGGCGTCCACGTCGCTGGCGGCGGTGCCGGGGACGATCGGGTGGTGGCTCAGCGACCCCGTCGACGAGGACACGCGCGTCACGCCGGTCGTCTCGGGCGTGCGCGGGCGGTAGAGCTCGCCGTCCCAGGACACAGGGAACCCGGCCTCGGTCAGCAACTCCGCCAGATCCCGGCCGGTCGGCAGGCGGTCGAGGCCGGGGAACCGGTTGTCCAGCCGCTGCTGCACGCCGTCTGCAGTCAGGCCGCCCTCGGGCATCCCCGCGCCCGCCTGCGCCAGCCGGAGCGCCCGCACCACGGGCAGGTCTCGCGGGTACAGCTCCAGGCGGAGGTTCGCCAGCACCGTGCCGGA
This region of Saccharothrix longispora genomic DNA includes:
- a CDS encoding PPE family protein, whose protein sequence is MGGIGNHNFDAQSHKQLYENIHGGPGHSAAQAVDDAWNSFRAVMGNAKSELESAIRDAGAVWVGAAGEKFTSSAAPLVQWAEDARVAGVETHHAFSAQTSHYGGAKTRMPEPVEVTSTANDDFFGIPAGFTHLVGGQTDQDVQEQQANEAKREAVRVMNGYRDGASSAVNLLGTFTPPPQVTTQVVEPKFEQSEAQSRYSQQFSDGQWSTSASTDPSRTSAPQFQPPVSTPPAIAPTGGDTNTSAVGTTPDVVAPRPGPTPITPPPYTPGPPQPPVAVPPGMIRRNPVPDFHDRRTPSGGNPPGKGTGAGVPKGFGGNGPGGSPRFGGGLPGVPGQPGHGGLPFGPGSSSGIAGDQHASRAGTGGVAAGARGAAGGPMVGGMAGAPQGAQGEDDIEHKTAPYLEELDDVWGQDSMPRVAPPVIGDDGP
- a CDS encoding DUF3558 domain-containing protein → MRRPLVGVLAILAFTAACSPSAGKPVPAESTTASSETSSTSTKPSSTRPREIRFDGVEPCELLTAEQLPDLKIDRPGRTVTSDFYKTTACSWTVTGASNRLTPVTKEGIEEWTGGKRTGQPTEIEPILGFRAITVTLPSDSEACDVMVDTADGQYLVAAFSVSQSFKDRFPEPCDGARKLAEAAMQNLLK
- a CDS encoding PE domain-containing protein — its product is MPFMASGGGGAGETGAPTSGPVTMQVEPGRILVLKARYEAVRDTVQDFVDSQRENLRGRSVADDDVSRDAANTFAENATTAIDVTRKFIDQLGLSIDQLDQAAKTYNLVEDVNTATMRQDRGL